In Candidatus Poribacteria bacterium, one genomic interval encodes:
- a CDS encoding Eco57I restriction-modification methylase domain-containing protein, with amino-acid sequence MNKQAIKSALSAIPADDFLEKSKNLLSTIGYQSERTLKLSGTVHDFFEEFPALNPNTKTEQEFRKHAESVQLIFQFTSDEINDDPQMTLLESNAFDKGNISSFLFCAVELKDNTYSRTQYAAFTREINKRLIAPTVILFRAGNRLTVAFADRRPDKTNEDRDVLGQVTLIKDIRLNDPHRAHLDILSELSFEACVKWIDDNKKPKNFDGLLSAWLAKLDTEELNKQFYRKLFAWYEWAIETATFPTDENRTLKPEEHVIRLITRLLFIWFIKEKGLVADDLFNKAQIQDLLTEGDFNNGDAYYRAVLQNLFFATLNTEIDERKFSKGNYSGNRNFSRFRYKKQMRDPDKLLELFAKTPFINGGLFDCLDTFDGPKEGGYRIDCFSDVDYKKLSIPNRLFFHESRGLISLLEHYKFTVEENTPIEQEVALDPELLGRVFENLLAAYNPETGATVRKQTGSYYTPRAIVDYMVDEALVATLSQKSDPTDGDAKLWDERLHYLLDYAQAFDDANEWFDDPETDAIVKTISNLKILDPAVGSGAFPMGMLHKLTLALRRLDPDNTRWEKLQKERAVQRTEAAYDTQDDQTRREELLEIDETFKRYRDSDFGRKLYLIQNSIFGVDIQSVACQIAKLRFFISLAIEQEPEQGTENFGIKPLPNLETRFIAANTLIGLAEERTLTSQKAQDLERELSSNRERHFHATTRQQKRTCKQKDTELRTELATELKSIGMPADDAEKISQWDPYDQNATADWFDSEWMFGITEGFDVVIGNPPYIQLQKEGGRLGNLYQNRGFDTFVRTGDIYCLFYEKANQLLQNNGHVCFITSNKWMRAGYGKKLRDYFVKFTQPIQLLDMGPDVFDATVDTNILLFQKIVSDASTAFVGVSLGVDFDRQTDNIAQYLIDNGATMEMPAKGEPWAILSSAELNLKRKIEAVGKPLKDWDINIYRGIVTGCNEAFIIDEAKRQQLIDQDPKSAAIIKPLLRGRDIECYYAQSVKSYLLATNYDLNMPKRYPIIYAHLQTIGKRIESGEVKARGKGLFDRDDQGVNWWNLRACAYYSEFDEEKIVWKRIGSILRFAYIQHPMFCLDSTCIATGEKVKFLTAVLNSRVSHYQLFDLAPKTGTGDLIVSVQALEPLLVPPITKANQHLVTEIENKVDKIIAAKQTDSDADIFDLENEIDTLVYELYNLTEAEIAIVEGNV; translated from the coding sequence ATGAACAAACAAGCAATCAAATCCGCCCTATCAGCAATCCCCGCCGACGACTTTTTAGAAAAATCAAAAAACCTCTTATCCACAATAGGTTACCAAAGCGAGCGCACCCTCAAACTCTCCGGCACCGTCCACGACTTCTTTGAAGAATTCCCAGCACTCAACCCAAACACCAAAACCGAACAAGAATTCCGCAAACACGCCGAATCCGTCCAACTCATTTTCCAGTTCACAAGCGACGAAATTAACGATGACCCACAAATGACCTTGCTGGAGTCCAATGCCTTTGACAAAGGCAACATCAGCAGCTTCCTTTTCTGTGCAGTCGAACTAAAAGACAACACCTACTCCCGTACCCAATACGCCGCGTTCACACGAGAAATTAACAAACGTCTGATTGCACCGACTGTAATCTTATTTCGCGCCGGTAATCGTCTGACGGTTGCGTTTGCCGACCGCCGTCCAGACAAAACCAACGAGGACCGCGATGTCCTCGGACAAGTCACTCTCATCAAAGACATCCGCCTGAACGATCCACACCGCGCACATCTCGACATCCTCTCCGAACTCTCCTTTGAGGCATGCGTCAAGTGGATAGACGACAACAAAAAACCGAAAAACTTCGACGGACTCCTATCAGCATGGCTCGCCAAACTCGACACCGAAGAGCTCAACAAACAGTTCTACCGAAAATTGTTCGCGTGGTATGAATGGGCAATAGAAACCGCAACCTTCCCAACAGACGAAAACCGCACCCTGAAACCGGAGGAGCACGTGATACGTCTCATCACACGCCTACTCTTTATCTGGTTTATCAAGGAAAAAGGACTGGTAGCTGATGACCTATTCAACAAAGCACAAATCCAAGACCTATTGACAGAAGGCGATTTTAATAACGGCGATGCCTACTATCGCGCCGTGCTACAAAACCTCTTTTTCGCTACACTCAACACCGAAATAGACGAGCGTAAGTTTAGCAAGGGAAACTATTCGGGTAATCGTAATTTCTCACGGTTCCGCTATAAAAAGCAGATGCGCGATCCTGACAAACTTTTGGAACTTTTTGCCAAAACGCCTTTCATCAACGGTGGTTTATTTGACTGCTTAGATACCTTCGATGGACCCAAAGAGGGAGGCTACCGTATAGACTGCTTTTCCGATGTCGATTACAAAAAACTGAGTATCCCCAACCGCCTCTTTTTTCACGAAAGCCGAGGGCTGATTTCCCTCCTTGAACACTACAAATTCACCGTTGAGGAAAACACACCGATAGAGCAAGAAGTCGCGTTGGACCCCGAACTCCTTGGTAGAGTGTTTGAAAACCTACTCGCCGCCTACAATCCCGAAACCGGCGCAACCGTCCGAAAACAGACCGGCTCCTACTACACCCCACGCGCCATTGTCGACTATATGGTAGATGAAGCGTTAGTCGCCACGCTCTCCCAAAAATCCGACCCAACCGATGGCGACGCAAAACTCTGGGACGAGCGGTTACACTATCTCCTCGACTATGCCCAAGCCTTTGACGATGCCAACGAGTGGTTTGACGACCCTGAGACAGACGCGATTGTGAAAACAATTTCTAACCTCAAAATATTGGATCCCGCAGTCGGTTCCGGTGCTTTTCCCATGGGAATGCTCCACAAATTGACGCTTGCCCTTAGACGACTCGATCCAGACAACACCCGATGGGAAAAGTTACAGAAGGAACGCGCCGTTCAGCGAACCGAAGCGGCGTATGATACACAAGATGACCAAACACGGCGTGAGGAACTCCTTGAAATCGACGAGACCTTCAAACGCTACCGAGATTCCGACTTCGGACGGAAGTTATACCTCATCCAAAACAGCATCTTCGGTGTAGACATCCAATCTGTGGCATGTCAGATCGCCAAACTCCGTTTCTTCATATCCCTCGCAATTGAACAAGAGCCAGAACAAGGCACAGAGAACTTCGGTATCAAACCGTTACCGAACCTTGAGACCCGCTTTATCGCTGCGAACACACTGATAGGGCTTGCGGAGGAGCGGACACTCACCAGCCAAAAAGCGCAGGATTTGGAACGTGAGTTGAGCAGCAATCGCGAACGGCATTTCCACGCCACGACTCGTCAGCAAAAACGGACATGCAAACAAAAGGACACGGAATTACGTACTGAATTGGCAACAGAGCTAAAGAGCATCGGCATGCCTGCCGATGACGCTGAAAAGATTTCACAGTGGGACCCCTATGACCAGAACGCCACCGCTGATTGGTTCGACTCGGAATGGATGTTTGGAATCACTGAAGGTTTTGATGTCGTGATTGGCAACCCGCCTTACATCCAATTGCAAAAAGAAGGTGGTAGACTTGGAAATCTTTATCAAAACAGAGGCTTTGATACCTTTGTCCGAACAGGCGATATCTACTGTCTGTTCTATGAAAAAGCGAATCAACTGTTGCAAAACAACGGACATGTCTGTTTTATCACTTCTAATAAATGGATGCGCGCTGGTTACGGTAAAAAGTTGAGGGATTATTTTGTAAAGTTTACCCAACCGATTCAACTGCTGGATATGGGACCCGATGTATTTGACGCTACCGTTGACACAAACATCTTGCTTTTTCAAAAGATTGTATCCGATGCCTCTACGGCATTCGTAGGTGTATCTCTCGGCGTAGACTTTGACAGACAGACCGACAACATAGCCCAGTATTTGATTGATAATGGCGCGACGATGGAGATGCCAGCGAAAGGGGAACCGTGGGCGATACTCTCATCTGCTGAACTCAATCTGAAACGCAAAATAGAAGCTGTTGGAAAACCACTCAAAGATTGGGATATAAACATCTATCGCGGAATTGTAACAGGTTGCAACGAAGCGTTTATTATAGATGAAGCAAAACGCCAGCAACTCATAGATCAAGACCCAAAGTCTGCAGCAATCATCAAACCGCTCCTGCGCGGACGCGATATTGAGTGCTACTATGCCCAATCAGTGAAATCTTACTTATTAGCAACTAATTATGATCTAAATATGCCAAAAAGGTATCCTATTATCTATGCTCACCTTCAGACTATAGGAAAGCGAATAGAATCGGGAGAAGTAAAAGCAAGAGGCAAAGGACTATTCGATAGAGATGACCAAGGCGTAAATTGGTGGAATCTCCGGGCTTGTGCTTACTACTCCGAATTTGATGAGGAAAAGATTGTTTGGAAACGAATAGGTTCAATTTTGCGTTTCGCATATATTCAACATCCGATGTTCTGCCTTGATAGCACTTGTATTGCTACGGGCGAAAAGGTTAAGTTTCTTACTGCCGTATTAAATTCTCGTGTTTCTCACTATCAACTGTTTGACCTTGCTCCGAAAACAGGGACCGGCGACTTAATTGTAAGCGTTCAGGCATTAGAACCCCTTCTCGTCCCACCTATCACAAAAGCCAACCAACACCTTGTTACTGAGATTGAAAACAAGGTTGATAAAATCATTGCTGCTAAGCAAACTGATTCAGACGCGGACATTTTCGACCTTGAAAATGAGATTGATACACTGGTGTATGAATTGTATAATTTAACGGAAGCTGAGATTGCGATTGTGGAGGGGAATGTCTGA